Proteins encoded by one window of Streptomyces sp. ALI-76-A:
- the lepA gene encoding translation elongation factor 4, with translation MPAIPSHVPEPSRTTPALIRNFCIIAHIDHGKSTLADRMLQLTGVVEQRQMRAQYLDRMDIERERGITIKSQAVRLPWAPTHDKSNTHILNMIDTPGHVDFTYEVSRSLAACEGTVLLVDAAQGIEAQTLANLYLAMENDLKIIPVLNKIDLPAAQPEKFSEELANLIGCDPDDVLKVSAKTGIGVDALLDRVVRDVPAPVGVADAPARAMIFDSVYDSYRGVVTYVRVIDGQLNKRERIKMMSTGATHELLEIGVSSPEMTPADGIGVGEVGYIITGVKDVRQSKVGDTITSKDKGATEALGGYKDPKPMVFSGLYPLDGSDYPDLREALDKLQLNDAALVYEPETSAALGFGFRVGFLGLLHLDVIRERLEREFNLELIATAPNVVYRVIMEDGKEHTVTNPSEFPEGKIDKVFEPVVRATILAPSEFIGSIMELCQTRRGTLLGMDYLSEDRVEIRYTLPLAEIVFDFFDQLKSKTRGYASLDYEPTGEQDAQLVKVDILLHGDRVDAFSAVTHKDAAYAYGVRLVAKLRELIPRQAFEIPIQAAIGSRVIARETIRAIRKDVLAKCYGGDISRKRKLLEKQKEGKKRMKMVGSVEVPQEAFIAVLSSDENAGSGKGKK, from the coding sequence GTGCCCGCGATCCCTAGCCATGTGCCCGAGCCGAGCCGTACCACCCCGGCTCTGATCCGCAACTTCTGCATCATCGCGCACATCGACCACGGCAAGTCCACGCTCGCCGACCGGATGCTCCAGCTGACCGGTGTGGTGGAGCAGCGGCAGATGCGTGCTCAGTACCTCGACCGCATGGACATCGAGCGTGAGCGCGGAATCACGATCAAGTCGCAGGCCGTGCGTCTGCCGTGGGCTCCCACCCACGACAAGAGCAACACGCACATCCTCAACATGATCGACACCCCGGGGCACGTCGACTTCACCTACGAGGTCTCGCGGTCGCTCGCGGCCTGCGAGGGCACCGTGCTCCTCGTCGACGCCGCCCAGGGCATCGAGGCCCAGACCCTCGCCAACCTCTACCTGGCGATGGAGAACGACCTCAAGATCATCCCGGTACTGAACAAGATCGACCTGCCGGCCGCCCAGCCGGAGAAGTTCTCCGAGGAGCTCGCCAACCTCATCGGCTGCGACCCCGACGACGTGCTCAAGGTCTCGGCGAAGACCGGCATCGGCGTGGACGCGCTGCTGGACCGGGTCGTCCGGGACGTCCCGGCCCCGGTCGGTGTCGCGGACGCCCCCGCCCGCGCGATGATCTTCGACTCGGTCTACGACTCCTACCGGGGCGTGGTCACCTACGTCCGTGTCATCGACGGGCAGCTCAACAAGCGCGAGCGCATCAAGATGATGTCGACCGGCGCCACCCACGAGCTTCTGGAGATCGGTGTCTCCTCGCCCGAGATGACGCCGGCCGACGGCATCGGCGTCGGCGAGGTGGGCTACATCATCACCGGCGTGAAGGACGTCCGTCAGTCCAAGGTCGGTGACACCATCACCAGCAAGGACAAGGGCGCCACCGAGGCCCTCGGCGGGTACAAGGACCCCAAGCCGATGGTGTTCTCCGGCCTCTATCCGCTGGACGGCTCGGACTACCCGGACCTGCGCGAGGCGCTGGACAAGCTCCAGCTCAACGACGCCGCCCTGGTCTACGAGCCGGAGACCTCCGCGGCGCTCGGCTTCGGCTTCCGCGTCGGCTTCCTCGGCCTGCTGCACCTCGACGTCATCCGTGAGCGCCTGGAGCGCGAGTTCAACCTCGAACTCATCGCCACCGCGCCCAACGTGGTCTACCGCGTGATCATGGAGGACGGGAAGGAGCACACGGTCACCAACCCGAGCGAGTTCCCCGAGGGCAAGATCGACAAGGTCTTCGAGCCGGTCGTCCGGGCCACGATCCTCGCGCCGAGCGAGTTCATCGGTTCGATCATGGAGCTGTGCCAGACCCGCCGCGGCACCCTCCTCGGCATGGACTACCTCTCCGAGGACCGCGTCGAGATCCGCTACACGCTCCCTCTCGCCGAGATCGTCTTCGACTTCTTCGACCAGCTGAAGTCCAAGACCCGCGGGTACGCCTCGCTGGACTACGAGCCCACCGGCGAGCAGGACGCCCAGCTGGTGAAGGTCGACATCCTGCTGCACGGCGACCGGGTCGACGCCTTCTCCGCCGTCACCCACAAGGACGCGGCGTACGCGTACGGCGTACGGCTCGTCGCCAAGCTGCGCGAGCTGATCCCGCGCCAGGCCTTCGAGATCCCCATCCAGGCCGCCATCGGCTCCCGGGTGATCGCCCGCGAGACCATCCGCGCCATCCGCAAGGACGTCCTCGCCAAGTGCTACGGCGGTGACATCTCCCGCAAGCGGAAGCTGCTGGAGAAGCAGAAGGAGGGCAAGAAGCGGATGAAGATGGTGGGTTCCGTGGAGGTTCCCCAGGAGGCCTTCATCGCCGTCCTGAGCAGCGACGAGAACGCGGGTTCCGGCAAGGGCAAGAAGTAG
- the rpsT gene encoding 30S ribosomal protein S20: MANIKSQIKRIKTNEKARLRNKAVKSSLKTAIRKAREAAAAGDVEKATEYQRAAARQLDKAVSKGVIHKNQAANKKSALASKVATLKG; the protein is encoded by the coding sequence GTGGCGAACATCAAGTCCCAGATCAAGCGGATCAAGACCAACGAGAAGGCCCGGCTGCGCAACAAGGCCGTCAAGTCCTCCCTGAAGACCGCGATCCGCAAGGCCCGCGAGGCCGCTGCCGCGGGTGACGTCGAGAAGGCCACCGAGTACCAGCGCGCTGCCGCGCGTCAGCTCGACAAGGCCGTCTCCAAGGGCGTCATCCACAAGAACCAGGCCGCCAACAAGAAGTCGGCGCTTGCTTCGAAGGTCGCGACCCTCAAGGGCTGA
- a CDS encoding nuclear transport factor 2 family protein: MAEHPHAALVRRGYEAFTQGDMDTMRGLMAADATHHTPGSHPLSGDFKGQDAVIDMYGRLFEETAGTLRVELRSVLVDDRGHAVAVHRFSAERGGKRIEENACIVFRIVGDKITDLDECIEDIDMANDFWS; this comes from the coding sequence ATGGCTGAGCACCCGCACGCAGCACTCGTCCGCAGGGGATACGAGGCCTTCACGCAGGGCGACATGGACACCATGCGTGGGCTGATGGCGGCGGACGCCACGCACCACACGCCCGGAAGCCACCCGCTGTCGGGCGACTTCAAGGGGCAGGACGCGGTCATCGACATGTACGGCCGGCTCTTCGAGGAGACGGCGGGGACCCTGCGGGTCGAGCTGCGCAGCGTCCTCGTCGACGACCGGGGGCACGCGGTCGCCGTGCACCGGTTCTCGGCCGAGCGGGGCGGCAAGCGCATCGAGGAGAACGCCTGCATCGTCTTCCGGATCGTCGGAGACAAGATCACCGACCTCGACGAGTGCATCGAGGACATCGACATGGCCAACGACTTCTGGTCGTGA
- the holA gene encoding DNA polymerase III subunit delta, with protein MARKTADDDPLAPVTLAVGQEDLLLDRAVREVVVAARAADADTDVRDLTPDQLQPGTLAELTSPSLFAERKVVVVRNAQDLSADTVKDVKAYLGAPAEEITLVLLHAGGAKGKGLLDAARKAGAREVACPKMTKPADRLAFVRGEFRAAGRSATPEACQALVDSISSELRELASAVSQLMADVEGTIDEAVVGRYYTGRAEASSFTVADRAVEGRAAEALEALRWSLATGVAPVLITSALAQGVRAIGKLSSARGGRPADLARELGMPPWKIDRVRQQMRGWTPDGVAFALQAVAEADAGVKGGGDDPEYALEKAVVAIARAARSRGRG; from the coding sequence ATGGCCAGGAAAACTGCTGATGACGACCCTCTCGCCCCGGTGACGCTCGCCGTGGGCCAGGAGGACCTCCTGCTCGACCGTGCCGTGCGGGAGGTGGTGGTCGCCGCGAGGGCCGCCGACGCCGACACGGACGTACGTGACCTGACCCCGGACCAGTTGCAGCCCGGGACGCTCGCGGAGCTGACCAGCCCGTCGCTCTTCGCGGAGCGGAAGGTCGTCGTCGTACGCAACGCGCAGGATCTCTCGGCCGACACGGTCAAGGACGTGAAGGCGTATCTCGGGGCGCCCGCCGAGGAGATCACCCTCGTGCTGCTGCACGCGGGCGGAGCCAAGGGCAAGGGCCTGCTGGACGCCGCGCGCAAGGCGGGGGCGCGGGAGGTGGCGTGCCCGAAGATGACGAAGCCGGCGGACCGGCTGGCGTTCGTGCGGGGTGAGTTCCGGGCGGCCGGGCGGTCCGCCACCCCGGAGGCCTGCCAGGCGCTGGTGGACTCCATCAGCAGCGAACTGCGGGAGCTGGCGTCCGCCGTGTCCCAGCTGATGGCCGATGTCGAGGGGACCATCGACGAGGCGGTCGTCGGGCGGTACTACACCGGACGGGCCGAGGCGTCGAGCTTCACGGTCGCCGACCGGGCGGTCGAGGGGCGGGCCGCGGAGGCGCTGGAGGCACTCCGTTGGTCGCTGGCGACCGGCGTGGCCCCGGTGCTGATCACGAGCGCGCTGGCGCAGGGTGTGCGGGCGATCGGGAAGCTGTCGTCGGCACGTGGCGGCCGGCCGGCCGATCTCGCGCGGGAGCTCGGGATGCCGCCGTGGAAGATCGACCGGGTACGTCAGCAGATGCGGGGCTGGACGCCGGACGGTGTCGCCTTCGCGCTCCAGGCGGTCGCCGAGGCGGACGCGGGAGTGAAGGGCGGCGGGGACGACCCCGAGTACGCCCTGGAGAAAGCGGTCGTCGCCATCGCGCGGGCGGCGCGGTCCCGGGGGCGCGGGTAG
- a CDS encoding arylamine N-acetyltransferase: MDSALIDAYLRRLGYERPPGPTGATLDVLRELQLRHLRTVPFENLAVHLGEEIVLEEERLLDKVVGARRGGFCYELNGAFGALLGALGFDVTLLAARVYADEGRLGIPYDHLALRVRTVDAGVWLADVGFGAHSHWPLAFEARGEQRDPVGTFRIVEAGPDAAGRRGGGGGGDGGSDKETQETTQQEAAEAERDTADSGTVDVGELVDVGDPGAADLDVLMDGRAQYRLETRPRVLGDFVAGAWWHSTSPASHFTQSLVCSRVTEDGGRITLSGRTFKVTGADGTREEREIGTDEEVLAVYRERFGIALDEVPTVRGAGQWRRE, encoded by the coding sequence ATGGACTCCGCACTGATCGATGCCTACCTCCGGCGCCTGGGATACGAGCGGCCGCCGGGACCCACCGGCGCCACCCTCGACGTACTGCGCGAGCTGCAACTGCGCCATCTGCGGACCGTGCCCTTCGAGAACCTGGCGGTCCACCTGGGCGAGGAGATCGTGCTGGAGGAGGAACGGCTGCTGGACAAGGTCGTGGGCGCGAGGAGAGGAGGCTTCTGTTACGAGCTGAACGGCGCGTTCGGGGCCTTGCTCGGCGCTCTCGGCTTCGACGTCACGCTGCTCGCGGCGCGGGTGTACGCGGACGAGGGGCGGCTCGGGATCCCGTACGACCATCTCGCGCTGCGGGTGCGGACGGTGGACGCGGGGGTCTGGCTGGCAGACGTCGGGTTCGGGGCGCACAGCCACTGGCCGCTGGCGTTCGAGGCGCGGGGGGAGCAGAGGGATCCCGTCGGGACGTTCCGGATCGTCGAGGCGGGGCCGGATGCGGCCGGGAGGCGGGGAGGGGGCGGGGGTGGGGATGGGGGATCGGACAAGGAAACACAGGAAACAACGCAGCAGGAAGCCGCGGAGGCGGAGAGGGACACGGCGGACAGCGGGACGGTGGATGTGGGGGAATTGGTGGATGTGGGGGATCCGGGCGCCGCGGATCTCGACGTGCTCATGGACGGGAGGGCCCAGTACCGGCTGGAGACGCGGCCCCGGGTGCTCGGTGACTTCGTGGCCGGGGCCTGGTGGCACAGCACCTCGCCGGCCTCCCACTTCACGCAGTCGCTGGTCTGCTCCCGGGTGACCGAGGACGGGGGACGGATCACGCTCAGCGGGCGCACCTTCAAGGTGACGGGTGCCGACGGGACGCGGGAGGAGCGGGAGATCGGCACGGACGAGGAGGTGCTGGCGGTGTACCGGGAGCGGTTCGGTATCGCGCTCGACGAAGTGCCCACGGTGCGCGGTGCCGGACAATGGCGGCGTGAGTGA
- a CDS encoding ComEC/Rec2 family competence protein, whose amino-acid sequence MPSEHEATRSRARVHASSGKRLGAAHPRQEGPTDLRLVPPALAAWATAALTLNAPPEWVTGLAAGCLAAAGVLLVTTRVRARPAGVTWARVSVAAVLLCVAAAAVSAGLHGADLRRGPVPALARQYATVTAEVEVTSDPRLTRPRITGNDAAPTSVLINADVRRVETPDGTAVATRTPVLLFVDAAARGTGRPVAEGPRRSPWLGLLPSTRLRVTARLAPAMAGGDRVAAVLRVRGRAAPEVVGEPSAPQRFAGRLRAGLRVATDDLPADARALLPGLVVGDTARITPELDEAFKETDLAHTLAVSGSNLTIILALLVGPPGLAQHVERRGFAPRLGLSLRTTALFGGALTLGFVVVCRPDPSVLRAAACGAVALLALATGRRRSLIPALATAVLLLVLYDPWLARSYGFLLSVLATGALLTLAPRWSTALRRRRVPPRLAEALAAAAAAQALCAPVVAVLSARVSLVAVPCNLLVEFAVAPATVLGFAALATAPLAMPVAKALAWCGSWPTEWIAEIARTGAALPGAGMDWPDTWTGAALLLLVTVVVLLVGRRLLGHPWLCGACGLLLVLVVAQPPPLTRVITGWPPPAWRLAMCDVGQGDATVLAAGEGTGVVVDAGPDPTLVDHCLRALGITRIPLVVLTHFHADHVAGLPGVLRGRSVGAIETTGYEEPVDQAEFVRREAAARRIPVTRAVAGERRRTGELSWDVLWPPPSPAPEPEGPNDASVTLLVRSAGLRFLLLGDLEPPAQQALVRSPAGAAVTGVDVLKVAHHGSAYQDPELVRRVAPRLALISCGADNPYGHPAPSTVAALRAGGATVLRTDRDGALAVAGRGDGTGGTTLRVARD is encoded by the coding sequence GTGCCGTCCGAACACGAGGCCACCCGCTCCCGCGCCCGCGTCCACGCGAGCTCCGGCAAACGGCTGGGAGCCGCCCATCCACGGCAGGAAGGTCCCACGGACCTGCGACTCGTACCGCCCGCACTGGCGGCCTGGGCGACGGCCGCGCTGACACTGAACGCTCCGCCGGAGTGGGTCACGGGTCTCGCGGCCGGCTGCCTCGCCGCGGCCGGGGTCCTCCTCGTGACCACCCGGGTGCGTGCTCGCCCCGCGGGGGTCACCTGGGCGCGGGTCTCCGTGGCCGCCGTGCTGCTGTGTGTCGCGGCGGCCGCCGTCTCCGCCGGGCTGCACGGAGCCGACCTGCGGCGAGGTCCGGTGCCCGCGTTGGCGCGGCAGTACGCCACCGTGACCGCGGAGGTGGAGGTCACCTCCGACCCCCGGCTCACCCGGCCCCGGATCACCGGCAACGACGCGGCTCCGACGTCCGTGCTGATCAACGCCGACGTACGACGCGTCGAGACACCCGACGGCACGGCGGTGGCGACGCGTACCCCGGTGCTGTTGTTCGTCGACGCGGCCGCCCGAGGGACCGGCCGGCCCGTCGCCGAGGGACCAAGGCGTTCACCCTGGCTCGGGCTGCTGCCGTCCACGCGACTGCGGGTCACCGCTCGGCTGGCGCCCGCGATGGCGGGCGGCGACCGGGTCGCGGCCGTGTTGCGGGTGCGGGGCCGGGCGGCTCCGGAGGTGGTCGGGGAACCGTCGGCACCTCAGCGGTTCGCGGGTCGGTTGCGAGCCGGGCTGCGGGTGGCCACGGACGACCTGCCGGCGGACGCGCGGGCGCTGTTGCCTGGGCTGGTCGTCGGGGACACGGCACGGATCACGCCGGAGCTGGACGAGGCCTTCAAGGAGACCGACCTCGCGCACACGCTCGCCGTCTCCGGGAGCAACCTCACGATCATCCTGGCCCTGCTCGTCGGACCGCCCGGGCTGGCCCAGCACGTCGAGCGCCGGGGCTTCGCCCCTCGCCTCGGGCTGTCCCTGCGGACGACCGCGCTGTTCGGCGGGGCGCTCACGCTCGGGTTCGTCGTCGTGTGCCGGCCGGACCCGAGTGTGCTGCGGGCCGCGGCCTGCGGAGCCGTCGCCCTGCTCGCGCTCGCGACCGGGCGCCGCAGATCACTGATCCCGGCGCTGGCGACGGCGGTCCTGCTGCTGGTGCTGTACGACCCGTGGCTGGCCCGGAGTTACGGCTTCCTGCTGTCCGTGCTGGCCACCGGCGCCCTGCTCACGCTCGCGCCCCGCTGGAGTACGGCGTTGCGGCGCCGCCGGGTGCCGCCGCGGTTGGCCGAGGCGCTGGCGGCGGCGGCCGCCGCACAGGCCCTGTGCGCGCCCGTCGTGGCCGTACTGTCGGCGCGGGTGAGCCTGGTGGCGGTGCCGTGCAACCTGCTCGTGGAGTTCGCGGTCGCGCCCGCCACGGTGCTGGGCTTCGCCGCGCTGGCGACGGCACCGCTGGCGATGCCGGTGGCCAAGGCACTGGCCTGGTGCGGGAGTTGGCCGACGGAGTGGATCGCGGAGATCGCCCGGACCGGGGCGGCACTGCCCGGCGCCGGAATGGACTGGCCGGACACCTGGACGGGGGCGGCGCTGCTCCTGCTCGTCACGGTGGTCGTGCTGCTCGTCGGCCGACGGCTGCTGGGGCACCCCTGGCTGTGCGGGGCGTGCGGGCTGCTGTTGGTCCTGGTGGTGGCGCAGCCACCCCCGTTGACCAGGGTGATCACCGGCTGGCCACCGCCGGCCTGGCGGCTGGCGATGTGCGACGTGGGACAGGGGGACGCGACGGTGCTCGCGGCGGGCGAGGGCACCGGGGTGGTCGTGGACGCCGGACCGGATCCGACGCTGGTCGACCACTGTCTGCGCGCGCTGGGCATCACCAGGATCCCGTTGGTCGTGCTGACCCACTTCCACGCCGACCACGTGGCGGGGCTGCCCGGAGTGCTGCGGGGGCGCTCGGTGGGAGCGATCGAGACGACGGGCTACGAAGAGCCGGTGGACCAGGCCGAGTTCGTACGGAGGGAGGCGGCGGCCCGGCGGATTCCGGTGACCCGTGCCGTGGCCGGGGAGCGGCGGCGCACCGGGGAGTTGTCCTGGGACGTGCTGTGGCCGCCCCCGAGTCCGGCACCGGAGCCGGAGGGACCGAACGACGCGAGCGTCACCCTGCTGGTCCGGTCGGCGGGCCTGCGGTTCCTGTTGTTGGGCGATCTGGAACCCCCGGCACAGCAGGCACTGGTGCGGTCACCGGCGGGCGCGGCGGTGACCGGGGTGGATGTGCTCAAGGTGGCCCACCACGGATCGGCCTACCAGGACCCGGAACTCGTACGCCGGGTGGCCCCGCGGCTGGCGTTGATCTCCTGCGGCGCCGACAACCCGTACGGTCACCCGGCTCCCAGCACGGTCGCGGCGCTGCGGGCCGGGGGCGCGACGGTGCTGCGGACCGACCGGGACGGGGCGCTCGCGGTCGCCGGCCGTGGTGACGGGACCGGCGGCACAACGCTCAGGGTGGCGCGAGACTGA